The Aulosira sp. FACHB-615 genome includes a window with the following:
- a CDS encoding shikimate kinase: MSSLLQGVSLYLIGMMGAGKTTVGRLLAQQLGYGFVDTDDVITQATGRSINQLFAEEGETAFRQLESDVLAQISAHIKLTVATGGGIVLRRENWSYLRHGLIVWLDVPVELLYTRLAEDNTRPLLQDPDPQGKLRSLLEQRQPLYAQADLHIIVNEGETPEQIANRVMAAIPSVLKTTASHQNVEN, from the coding sequence ATGAGCAGCTTATTGCAAGGAGTCAGCCTGTACTTGATTGGGATGATGGGCGCTGGTAAAACAACGGTAGGACGATTACTAGCACAGCAGTTGGGTTATGGGTTTGTAGATACTGATGATGTGATTACTCAAGCCACAGGTAGATCCATCAATCAGTTATTTGCCGAAGAAGGAGAAACTGCATTTCGCCAGTTGGAAAGTGATGTATTGGCACAAATTAGCGCCCATATTAAATTGACTGTAGCCACAGGTGGCGGCATTGTGCTGCGGCGAGAAAATTGGAGTTACTTGCGCCACGGTTTAATTGTGTGGCTAGATGTACCCGTGGAATTACTCTACACCCGCTTGGCGGAAGATAATACCAGACCACTACTGCAAGATCCTGATCCCCAAGGTAAATTGCGATCGCTCCTCGAACAACGCCAACCACTCTACGCCCAAGCTGATTTACACATCATCGTCAACGAAGGTGAAACACCAGAACAAATCGCTAACAGAGTGATGGCAGCCATTCCTAGTGTGTTGAAAACTACTGCATCACACCAGAATGTAGAAAATTGA
- the argB gene encoding acetylglutamate kinase translates to MMVNDTEYIRQAEATRVRVLSEALPYIQQFAGRTVVVKYGGAAMKDSTLKDKVIRDIVFLACVGLRPILVHGGGPEINSWLDKLGIEPQFKNGLRVTDAATMDVVEMVLVGRVNKEIVALINQAGGMAVGLCGKDGHLITARPQGQEGIGFVGEVSGVNIKILETLSSNGYIPVVSSVAADDSGQAYNINADTIAGEIAAALGAEKLILLTDTRGILKDYKDPSTLIPKVDIREARELIASGVVSGGMIPKVNCCVRSLAQGVRAAHIIDGRLPHALLLEIFTDVGIGTMISGSHFA, encoded by the coding sequence ATGATGGTCAACGATACTGAGTATATCAGGCAAGCTGAAGCCACCCGTGTGCGGGTACTCAGCGAAGCACTACCCTACATTCAACAATTCGCGGGACGTACTGTTGTTGTGAAATATGGTGGTGCGGCGATGAAAGACAGCACCCTCAAAGACAAGGTAATCCGCGATATTGTCTTTTTAGCTTGTGTTGGTTTGCGTCCCATTCTTGTTCACGGTGGCGGCCCAGAAATTAACAGTTGGTTAGATAAATTAGGCATTGAACCACAATTTAAGAATGGTTTACGAGTTACTGACGCTGCCACAATGGATGTTGTGGAAATGGTGTTAGTTGGTCGGGTAAATAAAGAAATTGTGGCTTTGATTAACCAAGCCGGTGGTATGGCTGTGGGGCTATGTGGCAAAGATGGTCATCTAATCACAGCCCGTCCCCAAGGTCAAGAAGGCATCGGCTTTGTAGGTGAAGTTAGCGGTGTTAATATCAAAATTTTAGAAACTCTGTCGAGTAATGGTTATATTCCAGTAGTGTCAAGTGTCGCTGCCGATGATTCGGGACAGGCTTATAACATTAACGCAGATACCATTGCGGGGGAAATTGCGGCGGCGCTGGGGGCAGAAAAGTTAATTTTGCTGACCGATACTAGAGGGATTTTAAAAGATTATAAAGACCCATCGACGTTGATTCCCAAAGTGGATATTCGGGAAGCGAGGGAATTGATTGCTAGTGGTGTAGTCAGTGGCGGGATGATCCCCAAAGTTAATTGCTGCGTGCGATCGCTCGCTCAAGGAGTCAGGGCTGCACACATTATCGATGGTCGTCTACCCCACGCACTGCTACTAGAAATCTTTACCGATGTTGGGATCGGGACAATGATTTCTGGTTCTCACTTTGCTTAA
- a CDS encoding NB-ARC domain-containing protein: protein MITPDANQAEEEFFEAKSNWELEKLYVDLASTKGKALTPVEKKFLRGLLCGCSPAEIASIVYQSRSSSTVRVYLSNGLYKYIEEMLSNAAGYSVKVKNWSRVTYLLEKAGYKKIRFQLPAAIIPQQTQTTQQTELVKTSATLVQDWGEAIDVSVFHGRTTELAKTQQWVLQEGCRLLLLLGMGGIGKTAFSVKLAQEIKHQFDYVIWRSLRLAPAPEQIIEQLIQTLSPNAEIVIAETIEGRISQLIDFLRHNKCLIILDNLDAVLASHDIEANLTVSHQGIKNHVPAFILPQIQYRSGYEIYGELIRRIGESQHQSCLLLTSREKTSEIAALEGNTLPVRSLKLTGLNQSESLSLLKYKGLFNISAEKCRILSEQYAGNPLFLKLVATTIQDLFGGNIDEFIQQGTVVFGEIRTILDQQFNRLSQLEKHIMYWLAMNKNAVSVRQLQKNTIPGLSPRLSQRLILEAVDLLHKRSLLEKTTPTPIEQQASSFSLTVVLMEYIVERLIEENLKLSDEQESYFLMSQTIFAAHLKNHIKQSRLNAEI from the coding sequence ATGATAACACCAGATGCAAATCAGGCAGAAGAGGAATTTTTTGAAGCTAAAAGTAATTGGGAGTTAGAAAAGTTATACGTAGATTTAGCTTCCACAAAGGGTAAGGCTTTAACACCTGTAGAAAAGAAATTCTTGAGGGGTTTACTGTGTGGTTGTAGTCCGGCGGAAATTGCCAGTATAGTTTATCAAAGTCGCAGTAGTAGTACTGTGAGAGTTTATTTGTCTAATGGTTTATACAAGTATATAGAAGAAATGCTGAGTAATGCTGCTGGCTACTCAGTGAAGGTAAAAAATTGGAGCCGTGTAACTTATTTACTTGAGAAAGCTGGGTATAAGAAAATCAGGTTTCAATTACCAGCTGCCATTATTCCCCAACAAACACAAACAACTCAACAGACAGAGTTAGTCAAAACTTCTGCTACGTTGGTTCAAGACTGGGGTGAGGCAATTGATGTTAGTGTTTTTCATGGGCGCACCACAGAACTAGCAAAAACTCAGCAATGGGTTTTGCAAGAAGGTTGTCGCTTGCTCTTACTATTAGGGATGGGTGGGATTGGTAAGACTGCTTTCTCGGTGAAGTTGGCACAAGAAATTAAACATCAGTTCGATTATGTTATCTGGCGATCGCTACGTCTTGCCCCTGCCCCAGAGCAGATAATTGAACAGTTAATTCAGACTTTATCGCCCAATGCCGAGATAGTAATTGCAGAAACAATAGAAGGGCGCATCTCTCAATTGATAGATTTTCTGCGGCATAATAAATGTTTAATTATTTTAGATAATTTGGATGCAGTTTTAGCAAGTCATGATATTGAGGCAAATTTAACAGTTAGTCACCAAGGGATAAAGAATCATGTTCCGGCTTTTATCCTGCCGCAAATTCAATATCGTTCAGGTTATGAAATCTATGGTGAACTGATCAGGCGAATAGGTGAGTCTCAACATCAAAGTTGCTTACTATTAACCAGCCGAGAAAAAACTTCAGAGATAGCAGCTTTAGAAGGTAATACATTACCTGTGCGATCGCTCAAATTAACTGGTTTAAATCAATCAGAAAGTCTGTCACTTCTAAAGTATAAAGGATTATTCAATATATCAGCAGAAAAATGCCGCATTTTGTCAGAACAATATGCCGGTAACCCCTTATTTCTGAAATTAGTAGCGACGACAATTCAAGATTTATTTGGGGGCAATATTGATGAGTTTATTCAGCAGGGAACCGTAGTTTTTGGCGAAATTCGCACCATATTAGACCAACAGTTTAATCGGTTGTCGCAGTTAGAAAAGCACATAATGTACTGGTTGGCAATGAATAAGAACGCTGTTTCGGTGCGACAATTGCAGAAAAACACCATACCAGGGTTATCGCCTAGATTGTCGCAAAGATTAATCTTAGAAGCTGTAGATTTGTTGCATAAGCGATCGCTACTGGAAAAAACTACACCTACGCCCATCGAACAACAAGCTTCTAGCTTTTCGCTAACTGTGGTGTTAATGGAGTATATCGTTGAACGGTTAATTGAGGAAAACTTGAAATTAAGTGACGAACAAGAAAGCTACTTTTTAATGAGTCAGACGATTTTTGCCGCCCACCTCAAAAACCATATCAAACAAAGTCGCTTGAATGCCGAGATTTAA